A DNA window from Penaeus vannamei isolate JL-2024 chromosome 5, ASM4276789v1, whole genome shotgun sequence contains the following coding sequences:
- the LOC138861803 gene encoding uncharacterized protein: MALRLDIQAPSNYFAPEKTQVMLVSRRHSPLDTPIPTILLDGRALPLQASISILGVEMNSALTFTGHVKTIARKAAWKLNCVRRIAHLLDSQGIYTLYAAQVRSLMEYAPLTWSSCPPSYLGLLDKIQQRAQRLICLKAPPDQSSPLMQPLQQRRDVAGLCVIYKTHKQSAPHLTALRQPWSQPHGHATRVAATGDDQLVVPFARTETFLRSFLPRYTRMWNHLVQQTQLHRTTSLHTFKSAVNAWIKQP; the protein is encoded by the exons ATGGCTCTGAGACTTGATATACAAG CTCCCTCCAACTATTTCGCTCCCGAGAAGACACAGGTAATGCTGGTCTCCCGAAGACACAGTCCCCTTGACACTCCCATCCCTACTATTTTGCTTGATGGGAGGGCGCTGCCCCTGCAGGCTTCCATCTCCATACTGGGCGTGGAAATGAACAGCGCCCTGACCTTCACTGGCCACGTCAAGACCATAGCCAGGAAAGCCGCCTGGAAACTTAATTGTGTCCGGCGGATAGCACATCTCCTCGATTCCCAGGGAATCTACACCTTATATGCAGCTCAAGTCCGCTCCCTCATGGAGTATGCCCCTCTCACCTGGTCATCCTGCCCCCCTTCATATTTAGGCCTTCTTGACAAGATTCAGCAAAGGGCACAACGCTTGATATGTTTGAAGGCCCCGCCAGACCAATCGTCTCCCCTCATGCAGCCCCTACAGCAACGTCGTGATGTGGCAGGTCTGTGTGTCATCTACAAGACTCACAAGCAGAGCGCCCCGCACCTGACTGCACTCCGCCAGCCCTGGTCTCAACCACACGGCCACGCCACCCGCGTTGCCGCCACCGGGGATGACCAACTCGTCGTCCCTTTCGCCAGGACGGAAaccttcctccgctccttccttccgCGCTACACACGAATGTGGAACCACCTAGTACAGCAGACTCAGCTTCACCGCACCACCTCATTACACACCTTTAAGTCTGCTGTAAATGCTTGGATTAAACAACCATAA